The following DNA comes from Camelina sativa cultivar DH55 chromosome 14, Cs, whole genome shotgun sequence.
TTTATTTCAATATTagctaatttttattttctaaattaactaggttttcacccgtggtgtactaaattataaattattgtatttaaataatacttttaaatttatttagttttcaaattcccaattaattaacttttgtataataaatttataattttgtttaaaatgtttcttcttctttttgcattttataccatttataacctaaaatttgtaattacatcaaatttgttattggatagaatataaaatattagatttgtttttttttctagaattaaacagaggtgtatgcctatatggtatgttagtgtatatttttatgtgtatacaatttgttttttggaatattaagaatgtgtatatttttcaattttaggaaatgttttatttatttaattaattatgtgcTACTACCTCTGGACTTTGCGCCTTCGGATAAAGGAAGATTCCGATATGGGGGGTTGGGGAAGGCCGACgactagggctgggcaaaatattCGAACCCAAAAATTTAACCCGAACCCGATTGAAaatacccgatccgaacccgaatccgACAAATTAACATAATCTAGCATTGCCTATGATCCAACAAAAATACTAACTACTAAACatggtgaaaagaaaagaaaaatgcataAAGATAAAGGATAGATGTAAAGAATCCTTCACTAAAGTGGCAAGAATTAATTGttaaagattggttaaaaaatgtataaaaattgCTTATATACAAAGTAAAATCGAACCAAATGGATCCGAGATGAACCGGTTCAAATCCAAAGATTTGCAAAGACTTCTACAAATGCATCAGTTGATCATGAGGTCGATTAAAGACTCGTCGGTTGAAGATTCAGATTCTGAAACATTGTGCTGTTTTTAACCAGGAAACTGTCACATCACATCATACGCCTGAGTTGCTGACATGGAAGCAAGAACTGGCATGACATAGGTAAAGTGGATGTGATGACGAGCCAAGGAAGGTTGCTGATTTTGGTGATATTCTATAAGGTTTGTTggtgtaaaaattcaaaacatcaaataaataaaaatgataagcTTGAGGAATAAGCAATATCCTAATTGGATATTCGCCTAATAGGATTTCTCGGGTGAGGTCACAAGCTATTTTAAGCActctaaaatataatatatgggTGTAAAAGAATAAGGCTTAGAAATTGTGTTCCCAAATTTCTATGATCGTAAATAGTTCcgaacgaaaaaagaaaaaacgaaaaaaagagaaaagaatcaaaacacaaggaaataaaaagtaaaaacagaggagaaacgAATCAAAGTTActcaaaacagaggaagagatgTTTCGTTTTAAGTCATATAAATATGATCAAGAGTGACCGATGGGGATGCCAAGTTGGTGAAGCATGTTACTTGATTTCCCATGGAACCCAACGATCTTGTGACCTTCCTTGTGGAGCACGAAGCTTGGGTTGGGCATCATGAGTAAATAAGATGGAGAAGTTCGCATGTTGGTGGTGAACTTGAGCATGAGTATAACTTCAAATTCTTCACTTCCAGGTACTACATCATAACTACCTTCCACTAATGTGAGGTATTCACACGGATAGTCCAGCTTAAACTATAGAaattaaaaccaagaaaatcattatataagaaaattaagtttTGCATAAATGGACAAGTAGTTAATAAAAGTGAAGTAGTAGTAAATCACCTCATCATGTCCAAGTAGGTTCTTTTTCCCATGATGATCTCCCACTACTATCTCCTGAGTGTCG
Coding sequences within:
- the LOC109128744 gene encoding jacalin-related lectin 47, coding for MKTSDPIEYDEHGTKFAIGCNGMEITGFHGYAEENLNSLGAYFKSLPITKLLEYKGGLVGSPWDDGNNFESVRKIYIGTGEIGILSVKFLYENDTQEIVVGDHHGKKNLLGHDEFKLDYPCEYLTLVEGSYDVVPGSEEFEVILMLKFTTNMRTSPSYLLMMPNPSFVLHKEGHKIVGFHGKSSNMLHQLGIPIGHS